The bacterium DNA window GACAAATACTCGTTTGCTAGTACAGCACAGATTCATGAGGTTCTAGCAGATTATGGATTTTTTGAGTCACGCTACCGACAACGTGCTACGGGTGGTGGATTCCAGCGACACATATCAATCCTGAACAGAGCTCAGGACGCTGACACCGAGGGAGCATTCAATCTCCTGCTCCTGAATTCACATGATGGAACTAGCAGTGTCCGGTTAGAAGCAGGATATTTTAGAATATTATGTGAAAA harbors:
- a CDS encoding DUF932 domain-containing protein, producing the protein MTTLAKFATTASTKVSDKYSFASTAQIHEVLADYGFFESRYRQRATGGGFQRHISILNRAQDADTEGAFNLLLLNSHDGTSSVRLEAGYFRILCE